One part of the Proteiniborus sp. DW1 genome encodes these proteins:
- a CDS encoding ECF transporter S component encodes MDVKVRTLTKAALLLAIALVFQFVKMGQLITGSGINAVLILAAHICGLPWAIAIGFTTPFMAVVLGVQPPAMIIVVPFIVAGNIIYATAYGLIRKRSKIIGIIVAALIKFGLLYSAVNFILTVKPPIKAALSFPQLITALVGGTLALVIIQVIERIKNHQPT; translated from the coding sequence GTGGATGTAAAAGTTAGAACCCTAACAAAAGCGGCTTTATTGCTTGCAATTGCTTTAGTATTTCAGTTCGTTAAAATGGGACAGTTAATAACTGGCTCAGGAATAAACGCAGTACTAATTTTAGCAGCTCACATATGTGGATTACCTTGGGCTATAGCTATTGGATTTACCACTCCATTTATGGCTGTAGTATTAGGAGTTCAACCTCCTGCAATGATTATAGTTGTCCCATTTATTGTAGCAGGAAATATTATTTATGCTACGGCATACGGTCTAATAAGAAAAAGAAGTAAGATAATAGGAATCATAGTTGCAGCTCTTATAAAGTTTGGACTATTATACTCTGCTGTGAATTTTATTTTGACAGTAAAGCCTCCAATAAAAGCCGCGCTAAGCTTTCCACAGCTTATAACTGCTTTAGTAGGTGGTACGTTAGCACTTGTTATTATACAGGTTATAGAACGAATAAAAAACCATCAGCCAACTTAA
- a CDS encoding GNAT family N-acetyltransferase, with protein MLEIKEIKPELTYNIRHTILRPLQPIEDSMFDTDHAENSFHIGAFYQERLISVASFITEKNPNFLSEKQYRLRQMATLEEFRKLGAGRSIVNFAENIIKERGFDFLWCKGRVSVQEYYKKLGFKSYGEVFDYPPIGLHIIMYKELL; from the coding sequence ATGCTAGAAATAAAAGAAATCAAACCAGAGTTAACTTACAATATTAGGCATACTATTTTACGCCCATTACAACCAATTGAAGATTCTATGTTTGATACAGACCATGCAGAAAATTCATTTCATATTGGAGCATTTTATCAAGAAAGGTTAATAAGTGTCGCATCCTTTATTACTGAAAAAAATCCAAATTTTCTTAGTGAAAAGCAATACCGCTTAAGACAGATGGCAACTCTTGAAGAATTCCGAAAGTTAGGTGCTGGAAGGTCCATTGTAAATTTTGCAGAAAACATTATTAAGGAACGTGGTTTTGATTTTTTATGGTGTAAAGGAAGAGTCTCAGTACAAGAATATTATAAAAAATTAGGTTTTAAGTCATATGGTGAAGTTTTTGACTATCCTCCCATCGGTCTTCACATTATAATGTATAAAGAGCTCCTATAA
- a CDS encoding leucyl aminopeptidase, with the protein MVFEVLTKKMDDKYSETIVLSYYEGFTEADISVPVKEAADMIKHLLNEEEFSGKYNEIQSFKLTRKDNPKKVILLGLGKKEEVDIEKVRRIFAKGIKEAINLKTKAVDVYPINTTSELSLSQVTRAMTEGLILGSYKFDKYIKDKKENPVKSICVVGANPDEIVDIDKGVVEGNILSKATILARDMVNEPANVLTPAKLAAIAEKTGKESGFEVEILKEDKIQELEMEAFMAVGRASENRPRLIVMRYFGDKKNKKEIIGLVGKGLTYDSGGLCIKSKDGMVNMKSDMGGAASVIGAMEAIARKKLKVNVIAVVAACENLISGYSYRTGDIIGSMAGKTIFIGSTDAEGRLTLADAIHYIIEKENATKILDIATLTGGAIVTLGSTATVVVSNDDEFYKALESASRITGEKIWRMPIFDEYKELLKSKVADLTNSAGNPQAITAALFVGEFVQDKPWIHMDIAGTAFTSKSSEYIAEGGTGVGVRTIYEMVKEISK; encoded by the coding sequence ATGGTATTTGAGGTGCTAACAAAAAAGATGGATGATAAATATTCCGAGACAATTGTACTATCATATTACGAGGGTTTTACAGAGGCAGATATAAGTGTACCAGTCAAAGAAGCTGCCGATATGATAAAACACTTATTAAATGAAGAAGAGTTTTCGGGAAAATATAATGAGATTCAAAGCTTTAAATTAACAAGAAAGGATAACCCTAAGAAGGTAATATTATTAGGACTAGGGAAAAAAGAAGAAGTAGATATAGAAAAAGTTAGAAGGATTTTTGCTAAAGGTATAAAAGAAGCAATTAATCTAAAGACAAAAGCTGTAGATGTATATCCCATAAATACAACCAGCGAATTATCCTTAAGTCAAGTTACAAGGGCTATGACAGAAGGACTAATATTAGGAAGCTATAAATTTGATAAATATATTAAAGATAAAAAAGAAAATCCAGTTAAGAGCATATGCGTTGTTGGGGCTAATCCTGATGAAATAGTAGATATAGATAAAGGAGTAGTAGAAGGCAATATACTTAGCAAAGCTACTATATTAGCTAGAGATATGGTAAATGAGCCTGCAAATGTATTGACACCTGCTAAATTAGCTGCCATTGCTGAAAAGACAGGAAAAGAAAGTGGTTTTGAAGTAGAGATATTAAAGGAAGATAAGATACAAGAGTTAGAAATGGAAGCATTTATGGCTGTTGGCAGAGCTTCAGAAAATAGACCAAGACTAATAGTTATGAGATATTTTGGAGACAAGAAAAATAAGAAGGAGATAATAGGTCTAGTAGGAAAAGGACTCACCTATGACAGTGGTGGACTTTGCATTAAATCAAAAGATGGTATGGTAAATATGAAAAGCGATATGGGTGGAGCAGCTTCTGTTATAGGGGCTATGGAGGCAATAGCAAGGAAAAAGCTAAAGGTAAATGTAATAGCAGTAGTGGCAGCATGTGAAAATCTAATTAGCGGGTATTCGTATAGAACTGGAGATATAATTGGCTCTATGGCAGGAAAAACGATATTCATAGGTAGCACAGATGCAGAAGGTAGGCTTACATTAGCGGATGCCATACATTATATAATTGAAAAGGAAAATGCTACAAAAATTTTAGATATAGCAACACTAACTGGAGGTGCTATAGTTACATTAGGCTCAACAGCTACAGTAGTAGTGTCTAATGATGATGAATTTTATAAGGCTTTAGAGAGTGCATCAAGGATAACAGGAGAAAAGATTTGGAGAATGCCTATTTTTGATGAATATAAGGAGCTTCTAAAATCTAAAGTAGCAGACTTAACAAATTCAGCTGGAAATCCACAAGCAATTACAGCTGCACTTTTCGTAGGAGAATTTGTTCAGGATAAGCCTTGGATACACATGGATATAGCAGGTACTGCCTTTACAAGCAAGAGCAGTGAATATATTGCAGAAGGCGGTACAGGAGTAGGAGTAAGGACTATTTATGAAATGGTAAAGGAAATATCTAAATAG
- a CDS encoding NADH-dependent [FeFe] hydrogenase, group A6 has product MEMVNLTINGIKTQVPKGITVLEAARGLNIHIPTLCFLKEINEVGSCRMCVVEVKGARALQASCLLQVQEGMEVWTASKKVREARATILELILARHDRECLTCSRNLNCELQKLSEEMGIGEISYQNNNKTHTVDQASPAIVRDQNKCILCGRCVSVCKNVQGTGVIDFGGRGVRTVVTTPFEKSLSELACINCGQCIKVCPVGALREKDDRDRVWEALEDNEKYVIVQTAPAVRVALGEEFGMPIGTNVEGKMVTALRRLGFDRVFDTDFAADLTIIEEGTELIGRLKNGGKLPMITSCSPGWIKYCEHFHNDFLDNLSSCKSPHQMLGALTKSYYAEKMGIDPKKIFVVSVMPCTAKKYESAREELSVDGLRDVDAVITTRELAKMIKEARIDFASLEEQQFDKVMGESTGAAVIFGTTGGVMEAALRTVADILSNQDLKEIDYTPVRGLEGIKEATVRIGNLDVKVAVAHGTGNASKLLGKVRKGEADYHFIEVMGCQGGCINGGGQPIIMDKDKTEEVCKLRAQGLYNIDKEMPLRKSHTNPEIKALYEEYLGEANGHKAHKLLHTHYIKRAKI; this is encoded by the coding sequence GTGGAAATGGTTAACTTAACAATCAATGGCATAAAAACTCAAGTGCCAAAAGGTATTACAGTCCTAGAAGCAGCTAGGGGATTGAATATTCACATTCCTACTCTATGTTTTTTAAAAGAAATAAACGAAGTAGGCTCTTGTAGAATGTGCGTTGTAGAGGTAAAGGGGGCTAGAGCTCTACAGGCATCATGTCTTCTTCAAGTTCAAGAAGGTATGGAAGTATGGACTGCTTCAAAGAAGGTGAGAGAGGCCAGAGCAACTATTCTTGAACTTATTTTGGCACGTCATGATAGAGAATGCCTTACTTGTTCACGAAATCTAAACTGTGAACTTCAAAAGCTTTCAGAAGAAATGGGTATAGGTGAGATAAGTTATCAAAATAATAACAAGACACATACTGTAGATCAGGCCTCACCAGCAATAGTTAGGGACCAAAACAAATGTATACTTTGTGGAAGATGTGTAAGTGTATGCAAGAATGTGCAAGGAACAGGAGTTATAGATTTTGGGGGAAGAGGAGTTAGAACAGTAGTAACTACTCCTTTTGAAAAAAGTTTATCAGAGTTAGCATGTATTAATTGTGGACAGTGTATAAAGGTTTGTCCAGTTGGTGCATTAAGAGAAAAAGACGATAGAGATAGAGTGTGGGAAGCTCTTGAAGATAATGAAAAATACGTTATTGTTCAAACTGCTCCAGCAGTGAGAGTTGCTTTAGGTGAGGAATTTGGTATGCCTATTGGAACCAATGTAGAAGGCAAAATGGTGACAGCTCTTAGAAGATTGGGATTTGATAGAGTGTTTGATACAGATTTTGCAGCAGATTTGACAATTATTGAGGAAGGTACAGAACTTATAGGAAGATTAAAGAATGGTGGAAAACTTCCTATGATTACTTCCTGTTCGCCTGGATGGATTAAATATTGTGAACATTTTCATAATGATTTTTTAGATAATTTATCTAGCTGTAAATCACCCCATCAAATGCTAGGGGCATTAACTAAGTCATATTATGCAGAAAAAATGGGAATAGATCCGAAGAAAATTTTTGTAGTATCTGTAATGCCTTGTACAGCTAAAAAGTATGAATCTGCACGTGAAGAGCTATCTGTAGATGGACTCAGAGATGTAGATGCAGTTATTACAACTAGAGAATTAGCTAAGATGATAAAGGAAGCCAGAATAGATTTTGCATCCTTAGAAGAACAACAGTTTGATAAGGTTATGGGAGAATCTACTGGAGCAGCTGTGATATTTGGAACCACTGGAGGTGTTATGGAAGCAGCTCTAAGGACTGTTGCAGATATATTATCTAATCAAGACTTAAAAGAGATAGACTATACGCCTGTTAGAGGATTAGAAGGAATCAAAGAAGCTACTGTTAGAATAGGAAACCTTGATGTGAAAGTAGCTGTTGCACATGGCACAGGGAATGCAAGCAAACTTTTAGGTAAGGTGAGAAAAGGTGAAGCTGATTATCATTTTATTGAAGTAATGGGATGTCAAGGTGGATGTATAAATGGTGGAGGACAGCCAATTATAATGGATAAGGATAAAACTGAAGAAGTATGTAAGCTAAGAGCACAAGGCCTATATAATATTGATAAAGAAATGCCTTTAAGAAAGTCTCATACTAATCCAGAAATAAAAGCATTATATGAAGAATACCTTGGAGAAGCTAATGGACATAAGGCTCATAAGCTATTACATACTCACTATATAAAAAGAGCAAAGATTTAG
- a CDS encoding calcium/sodium antiporter: MIYAILLFSIGLLLIIKGGDWFTDSAITLARASGLPEVLIGATIVSLATTLPESIVSISAAKDGFTTMSIGNAVGSIICNTGLILALICVISPSKITSNFFRLKSILLSLYLIIMSYLALDRVIDKSDSLVLIAMLIIYVILDFFILKNRIEKKTTSHKLDLEPKMKLRIGVLFVVGALTIFGGAELLVHSGVVIARSIGVPESVIALSIIALGTSLPELATAITTIKKGHTNMAIGNIVGSNIMNITMVIGVSAFVAPLKVLKQNILLDFPAALIIVSILIIPSFIKKKTYRVQGIVLLVIYVIYLVFLYGFYLG, encoded by the coding sequence TTGATATATGCTATCTTGCTTTTTTCTATAGGACTATTGTTGATTATTAAAGGCGGTGATTGGTTTACTGATTCTGCAATTACCCTAGCTAGGGCTTCAGGACTTCCAGAGGTGCTTATTGGAGCCACTATTGTAAGCTTAGCTACTACATTGCCTGAATCTATTGTTTCTATATCAGCAGCCAAAGATGGATTTACAACTATGAGTATTGGCAATGCAGTAGGTTCAATTATTTGCAATACTGGATTAATACTTGCACTTATCTGTGTTATAAGCCCAAGTAAAATAACTAGCAACTTCTTTAGGTTAAAATCAATTCTTTTGTCGCTATATTTAATTATAATGTCATACCTAGCACTGGATAGAGTAATAGATAAGTCAGATTCATTAGTTCTTATTGCCATGCTAATTATCTATGTAATTTTAGATTTTTTTATTCTAAAAAATAGAATAGAAAAAAAAACTACTAGCCATAAGCTTGATTTAGAGCCTAAAATGAAATTAAGAATTGGAGTACTTTTTGTAGTTGGTGCATTGACTATATTTGGAGGTGCAGAACTATTGGTACATAGTGGTGTAGTAATTGCAAGGAGCATAGGTGTTCCTGAATCAGTTATAGCCCTGTCAATAATTGCACTAGGCACATCTTTGCCTGAATTGGCGACGGCAATAACCACTATTAAAAAAGGTCATACTAATATGGCAATAGGCAATATAGTAGGATCAAACATCATGAACATCACTATGGTCATTGGAGTATCTGCTTTTGTAGCACCACTTAAGGTTTTAAAACAAAATATATTATTGGATTTTCCTGCTGCTCTTATAATAGTGTCAATTTTAATAATCCCCTCATTTATTAAAAAGAAGACTTATAGAGTCCAAGGTATAGTTTTATTAGTAATCTATGTTATATATTTAGTGTTTTTATATGGTTTTTATTTAGGTTAA
- a CDS encoding sulfurtransferase has protein sequence MKKSLLILLVILSLAFVFTGCSNDTNTSNEPNKSTGDAVEFVDSSYIVDANWLKENLGKENLLILDARGADTYAKGHIPGSIAVMWQNFADMSGAPGENPDWGTVLEPKILSEKLSAFGISKDKEIVVYTSTKGGWGEEGRIVWMLKRAGFDNVKMLDGGFEYWKANNYEISKDIVEPTPATVEVTELDNSTNIDTDELASKIDELVIIDVREKNEYEGAQNFGEARGGHLPGAINITFNQFLKDDGTLKSAKEIKTILDENGIEKDDEIVTYCTAGIRSAHMQIVLTMMGYENVRNYDASFYAWSGNPDLELQK, from the coding sequence ATGAAAAAATCTCTGTTAATATTATTGGTGATACTATCATTGGCGTTTGTTTTTACTGGATGTTCAAATGATACAAACACATCTAATGAGCCAAATAAATCTACAGGAGATGCAGTAGAATTCGTAGATTCTAGCTATATTGTTGATGCTAATTGGCTAAAGGAAAACTTAGGCAAAGAAAATCTACTTATTCTAGACGCCAGAGGAGCGGATACTTATGCAAAAGGACATATACCAGGTTCAATTGCTGTAATGTGGCAAAATTTTGCGGATATGTCAGGAGCACCAGGAGAAAATCCTGATTGGGGAACTGTGCTTGAACCAAAGATTTTGTCAGAAAAGTTATCTGCATTTGGAATAAGTAAAGATAAAGAAATTGTAGTGTATACTAGCACAAAAGGTGGCTGGGGTGAAGAGGGAAGAATAGTTTGGATGCTTAAAAGAGCAGGTTTTGATAATGTAAAGATGCTAGATGGTGGATTTGAATATTGGAAAGCTAATAATTATGAAATCTCTAAGGATATAGTAGAGCCAACTCCTGCAACTGTTGAAGTGACAGAATTAGATAATTCAACTAATATTGATACTGACGAATTAGCAAGTAAAATAGACGAATTAGTTATTATAGATGTTAGAGAAAAAAATGAGTATGAAGGTGCGCAAAATTTTGGTGAAGCAAGAGGAGGACATTTACCAGGAGCTATAAATATAACTTTCAACCAATTTTTAAAAGATGATGGTACACTAAAAAGTGCAAAAGAAATAAAAACTATTCTTGATGAAAATGGAATTGAAAAAGATGATGAAATAGTAACATATTGTACTGCAGGTATTCGTTCTGCTCACATGCAAATAGTTTTGACTATGATGGGATATGAAAATGTAAGAAACTATGATGCTAGCTTTTACGCTTGGTCAGGAAATCCAGATTTAGAACTACAAAAATAA
- a CDS encoding TVP38/TMEM64 family protein, with the protein MICIYSFVTPVKVAINRVIFILSMLDVEAIKGYILSFGIWAPVISFLLMVFQSIAAPLPAFLITFANAALFGWVKGAILSWTSSMVGAVLCFYIARVYGRTTVEKLTNRFALQEVDKFFDKYGNYAILIARLLPFISFDIVSYAAGLTSMSLWSFLWATGLGQLPATIVYSYVGGMLTGGVKTFVTALFILFSLSILVFLIKKVWNEKSNKDNK; encoded by the coding sequence TTGATTTGCATTTATTCATTTGTTACTCCAGTAAAGGTCGCAATAAATAGAGTTATATTTATTTTAAGTATGTTAGACGTAGAGGCAATAAAGGGGTATATTTTATCCTTTGGAATATGGGCACCAGTAATATCTTTCTTATTAATGGTATTTCAATCTATAGCAGCACCATTACCTGCATTTTTGATAACATTTGCTAATGCAGCTTTATTTGGCTGGGTAAAGGGAGCAATCCTTTCATGGACATCTTCTATGGTGGGGGCAGTTCTATGTTTCTATATTGCTAGAGTATACGGTAGAACAACTGTTGAAAAGCTTACAAATAGGTTTGCCCTACAAGAGGTTGATAAGTTCTTTGATAAATATGGTAACTATGCTATTCTGATTGCCAGATTGCTTCCTTTTATATCCTTTGATATTGTCAGTTATGCTGCTGGACTGACTTCTATGAGTCTATGGTCATTCTTATGGGCAACGGGACTCGGCCAACTTCCAGCAACTATTGTATATTCATATGTGGGAGGAATGTTAACAGGCGGAGTCAAGACTTTTGTAACTGCATTATTTATACTCTTTTCATTGAGTATATTAGTATTTTTAATTAAGAAGGTATGGAACGAGAAAAGTAACAAGGATAATAAATAA